One segment of Cetobacterium sp. NK01 DNA contains the following:
- a CDS encoding DUF368 domain-containing protein, translated as MLKNFLKGIIIGIANVLPGVSGGTLAVVLNIYDKLTEAVGNFLTAPMNKKIEYAKFLSQIGLGAVIGIVVFAGVISKMYELYPKGTTIIFLILIIPSIPVILKGEKFFKKDNLIAFLSGVIFTGIFIYITKIFAGEEIVRTADSIFTFSYGIKLFFCGLVAAGAMVIPGISGSLLLMILGEYYNILGYIKSFNILPLGVFAVGTGIGLILVSKGMNVLLNKYRSYTLNFIVGIIIVSLIQIAETLFI; from the coding sequence ATGCTTAAGAATTTTTTAAAAGGAATTATAATAGGTATTGCCAATGTTTTGCCAGGTGTTTCAGGAGGAACATTAGCAGTTGTATTAAATATCTATGATAAATTGACAGAAGCAGTTGGGAATTTTTTAACAGCACCAATGAATAAAAAAATAGAGTATGCTAAATTTTTATCTCAAATTGGATTAGGAGCAGTAATAGGAATTGTAGTTTTTGCAGGAGTTATATCAAAAATGTATGAATTATATCCAAAGGGTACAACGATTATATTCTTAATATTGATAATACCTTCAATCCCTGTAATTTTAAAAGGAGAAAAGTTTTTTAAAAAAGATAATTTGATTGCATTTTTAAGTGGTGTTATTTTTACAGGAATATTTATCTATATAACTAAAATTTTTGCAGGAGAAGAGATAGTGAGAACAGCAGACTCTATATTTACTTTTTCTTATGGAATTAAGTTGTTTTTTTGTGGTTTAGTTGCAGCGGGAGCTATGGTAATTCCTGGAATTTCAGGATCATTATTGTTGATGATTCTAGGTGAATATTATAATATTTTAGGATATATTAAAAGTTTTAATATTTTGCCTTTGGGAGTTTTTGCTGTAGGGACTGGAATAGGACTTATTTTAGTTTCAAAAGGAATGAATGTATTATTAAATAAATATAGAAGCTATACTTTAAATTTTATAGTAGGAATAATTATAGTTTCATTAATTCAAATAGCTGAAACATTATTTATATAA
- a CDS encoding Mu transposase C-terminal domain-containing protein, translating to MNVDEKNKKYKILEPFFKKEKKLREIEKETQISYATLKRWVSQYKDLGEKGLLKKTRADKNTFKKVNEDTLSHLKTLYKEYHTLPITKLYDKAKNTLNSCNTMISYPTFFRIINNLDENIKQNSIKSVKKDKVYEYAIIQKAVPIPFFYNKNKIYYLTIFYNKENYKIINFIFEEEKRELIKLFNFIQESIIIEGAYPKNISLDEKIMGVSKNLLRIIFFQTKINFIQEETDENILRFIKYIDTDILKEFNKNKPNNIYEISQFIKKYLFIEENEINQLSDDDKIRLLYFLNKYKRKVYNSGVRVKNNVYNSPSLKEREGTIVDVFYNEFSKEKVEVYSQGKLIDIAKIIK from the coding sequence ATGAATGTAGATGAAAAAAATAAAAAATATAAGATACTTGAGCCCTTTTTTAAGAAGGAGAAAAAATTAAGAGAGATAGAAAAAGAAACCCAAATATCCTATGCCACTTTAAAAAGATGGGTAAGTCAATATAAAGATTTAGGAGAAAAAGGACTTTTAAAAAAAACAAGAGCAGATAAAAATACTTTTAAAAAAGTAAATGAAGATACCTTAAGTCACCTAAAGACTTTGTACAAAGAATACCATACCTTACCTATAACAAAGTTATACGATAAAGCAAAAAATACTTTAAATTCTTGTAATACTATGATTAGTTATCCAACATTTTTTAGAATAATAAATAATTTGGATGAGAATATAAAACAAAATTCAATAAAATCAGTAAAAAAGGATAAAGTATATGAATATGCTATTATACAAAAAGCTGTACCAATTCCTTTTTTTTACAACAAAAATAAAATTTACTATTTAACAATATTTTATAACAAAGAAAATTATAAAATTATAAATTTTATTTTCGAAGAAGAAAAAAGAGAGTTAATAAAACTATTTAATTTTATTCAGGAAAGTATTATAATAGAAGGAGCATATCCTAAGAATATCTCTTTAGATGAAAAAATTATGGGAGTTTCAAAAAATTTATTAAGAATAATTTTTTTTCAAACAAAAATAAATTTTATTCAAGAAGAAACTGATGAAAATATATTGCGATTTATAAAATACATTGATACGGATATTCTGAAAGAGTTTAATAAAAATAAACCTAATAATATATACGAGATTTCACAATTTATAAAAAAATATTTATTTATAGAGGAAAATGAAATTAATCAATTAAGTGACGATGATAAAATTCGACTTTTATATTTTCTAAATAAATATAAAAGAAAAGTTTATAATAGTGGAGTTCGTGTAAAAAATAATGTATACAATAGTCCTTCGTTAAAAGAAAGAGAAGGAACTATTGTAGATGTTTTTTATAATGAATTTTCTAAAGAGAAAGTGGAAGTTTATTCACAAGGAAAACTTATTGATATAGCTAAAATAATAAAATAA
- the ptsG gene encoding glucose-specific PTS transporter subunit IIBC, translating into MKIFAEVQKIGKALMTPVAILPAAGIFLAAGNKLGIPLMEQAGGIIFGNLPLLFAVGAAIGLVGGDGIAALAAIVALLIMNTTMGTLTDAANGIAAGNPAFAEVLGIPTLQTGVFGGLIAGIIAAICYKKFYKTELPAFLGFFAGKRLVPIMTAVLAFLVGLAMPYIWQPVQAGLAQLSYLANETNTNISTLLFGITERALIPFGLHHIFYAPFWFQFGEYTNNAGQIVNGDQAIWFAMLKDGVHSFSSATYSGAGKFMTGKFPFMMFGLPAAALAMYHEARTENKKMAAGILFSAALTSFLTGITEPLEFSFLFVAPILYGIHCVFAGLSFMLMNMFGVRIGMTFSGGVIDYIMFGVLPGTEGFETNWPMVIVVGIGFSIIYYFGFRFFIRKFNLATPGREVGSDIDDQPKAQGSELATLVLAALGGKENLISVDACITRLRLEVKDSSLVNDAELKRLGASGVLKVGQNGVQVIFGAKAQFIANDIKAL; encoded by the coding sequence ATGAAAATATTTGCTGAAGTTCAAAAAATCGGTAAAGCATTGATGACACCGGTTGCAATTTTACCAGCTGCTGGTATATTTCTTGCTGCTGGTAATAAGTTAGGAATACCTTTAATGGAGCAAGCAGGAGGAATTATTTTTGGTAACTTACCACTTCTATTTGCTGTTGGAGCTGCTATTGGTCTTGTTGGTGGAGACGGTATCGCTGCACTTGCTGCTATCGTAGCGCTTTTAATTATGAATACAACTATGGGAACACTAACAGATGCTGCAAATGGTATCGCTGCTGGAAACCCTGCTTTTGCTGAGGTTTTAGGAATCCCTACACTTCAAACTGGAGTTTTCGGAGGGCTTATCGCAGGTATTATAGCTGCAATTTGTTATAAAAAATTCTATAAAACTGAATTACCTGCATTTTTAGGATTCTTTGCCGGTAAAAGATTAGTTCCAATTATGACTGCTGTTCTTGCTTTCTTAGTTGGTTTAGCTATGCCTTATATTTGGCAACCAGTTCAAGCAGGGCTTGCACAATTATCATATTTAGCTAATGAAACAAATACTAATATCTCTACATTATTATTTGGTATAACTGAAAGAGCATTAATTCCTTTTGGATTACACCATATATTCTATGCACCGTTCTGGTTCCAATTTGGAGAGTATACAAACAACGCTGGTCAAATTGTTAATGGAGACCAAGCTATCTGGTTTGCAATGTTAAAAGATGGAGTACATTCATTCTCATCAGCTACTTATTCTGGTGCTGGTAAATTTATGACTGGTAAATTCCCATTCATGATGTTTGGATTACCTGCTGCTGCACTTGCTATGTATCATGAAGCTAGAACTGAAAATAAAAAGATGGCTGCTGGAATTTTATTCTCTGCTGCTCTTACATCTTTTTTAACAGGAATAACTGAACCTCTAGAATTCTCATTCTTATTCGTTGCTCCTATATTATATGGAATTCACTGTGTATTTGCAGGACTATCATTTATGTTAATGAATATGTTTGGTGTTAGAATTGGTATGACATTCTCTGGTGGAGTTATAGATTACATCATGTTCGGTGTTTTACCTGGTACTGAAGGATTTGAAACTAACTGGCCAATGGTTATAGTTGTAGGAATTGGATTCTCTATTATCTATTATTTCGGATTTAGATTCTTTATTAGAAAGTTTAATTTAGCAACTCCTGGAAGAGAAGTTGGCTCTGATATTGATGATCAGCCTAAAGCTCAAGGTAGTGAATTAGCAACTCTTGTTTTAGCTGCTCTAGGTGGAAAAGAAAACTTAATATCTGTAGATGCTTGTATAACTAGATTAAGACTTGAAGTTAAAGATTCATCTCTTGTTAATGATGCTGAGTTAAAAAGATTAGGAGCATCTGGAGTTTTAAAAGTTGGACAAAATGGAGTTCAAGTAATATTTGGTGCTAAAGCACAATTTATTGCAAATGATATAAAAGCGTTATAA